CTAAACCTAATTTATAAGCAAGATGATTCTTTATTCTTTCTTTAGCGGAATGGGGATTAAACATTGTGTTGGAAGTGCAATACATTAGGGATTCCTTTGAAATTTAATGTGGAATTATAGCAGAAAAAAAAAGGGGGGGGGGGGTAAAATTATCCAGCACAAGCGATTCTTAAAGACCGCTAAAATCTGCAAACTCCAATGCCTTGCCCCGATACAAATCACGACTTGCGCGTTTGCCTATGACTTGTTTTAAATATTTTGGTGCGATTCCATATCCTGGGCGAATAGAACGCACAGACTTTGCGGTAATTCTCTCGCCTTTTTTAATATTTTCTACCACATACAAGGAGCGCATAAACGCTCTGCCCTCTTTAGATTTTTGACTTAATTCATAAGTTGGAATTCCAAGCAACTCCTCTACCTCTCGCACCGCCTTTGCCATTTGCGCAAACTCTTCAGGCTCAAGACTAAACGCGCTATCCACACCTCCAAGCTTGCGATTCAGCATAAAATGCTTTTCAATTACTTTTGCGCCAATCGTTGCAGCAGCAATCGGTGCGGTGATTCCTAAAGTATGGTCGGATAACCCGACTTCCACCCCAAAATCCTTCTTCAAATGTGGAATCAGGCTCAAGTTCGCACTATGCAAAGGAGCGGGATAAGAGCTTGTGCATTGTAAAAGCGTAATATCTGTATTACCCGTTTGTTTGCACGCATTAATAGCATCTTGAATCTCCTCTTTGTTTGCGATTCCTTTAGAGAGAATCATTGGCTTACCCAAACGCGCCATATAGGCAATCAGTTCCAAATCTACAATTTCAAAAGATGCTACCTTGTAAATAGGATTCCCCAAACTTTCCAAAAAATCCACACCCTCTTTACTAAAAGGGCTAGAAAAGCATACAAGCCCGAGATTCTGTGCGTATTCAAATAGCTCCGCGTGCCACTCCCACGGAGTCATTGCCTCTTGATACAAATCATAAAATTTCTTTCCACCCCACAATGTCCCCTTAATCCTAAAATCCTCTAAATCACAATCAATACTCATACAATCTGGCGTATAAGTCTGCAACTTAATTGCATCTGCACCAGAATCTTTCGCCGCTTTAATCGTCTTTAAAGCTAAATTTTTATCTTGATTGTGGTTTGCCGAAAGCTCCGCAACTAAAAAGATTTTATTATTTTGCATATCCATAACCCTCAAAAATCAACAAATTTTGCTAAGATTATATCAGAAAAAATATTTTAAATTAAAGGTTTAATTGAATGAAAAATATTAAAAGTTTTGGAGTCCTTGCTTTAGTTTTGACCCCTATATTTTTCTTACAGGGTTGTGATGAAAAAAATGCGAGAGAGCTTGAGGCAAAAGGAACGCAAACTTTTCAAAATGCACTACAAGATTCAGGCTTGCAAGAAACACTGCAATCGCATAAAGAAAAAATCCAAGAGTTTTTAGATAGCAATCAAACACAACAATTTTTAGATAATCAAACACAAATCTTACAACAAGGCATCAACCAACTTGGCAAAGTGCTAGA
This genomic window from Helicobacter ganmani contains:
- the pseI gene encoding pseudaminic acid synthase; translated protein: MQNNKIFLVAELSANHNQDKNLALKTIKAAKDSGADAIKLQTYTPDCMSIDCDLEDFRIKGTLWGGKKFYDLYQEAMTPWEWHAELFEYAQNLGLVCFSSPFSKEGVDFLESLGNPIYKVASFEIVDLELIAYMARLGKPMILSKGIANKEEIQDAINACKQTGNTDITLLQCTSSYPAPLHSANLSLIPHLKKDFGVEVGLSDHTLGITAPIAAATIGAKVIEKHFMLNRKLGGVDSAFSLEPEEFAQMAKAVREVEELLGIPTYELSQKSKEGRAFMRSLYVVENIKKGERITAKSVRSIRPGYGIAPKYLKQVIGKRASRDLYRGKALEFADFSGL